Proteins encoded together in one Quercus lobata isolate SW786 chromosome 3, ValleyOak3.0 Primary Assembly, whole genome shotgun sequence window:
- the LOC115979278 gene encoding MATH and LRR domain-containing protein PFE0570w-like gives MVQFMAFMASVLGFICNYLLYVFGLVFKFICRSLENYCKKDYGSRYLDMEDFREEEGGVWLEKSESGNKGNGESENSMSAMAATSASKYEFMIGKGISGFVEQPKSMSLSVQELYLGSKDYTVCNNTENKDIVKVNLEEEVVGLDKTEDSVESFGVAMVLEKAEQKMFTEHVVSEKGDIVGLEIISLCKEDSVDEVESVSEDCSLRFGSEPESTSSSGELSMNKYIVDSITYEFFAYRNVDKALEPVGLLANDAEKVVEDIEEENEIIEEESEIIEEESEIVEEISSCEISLSDPEETDADDDSNDSDEEYIEFEPHFKNLSSLEAKILSGEVVNKHEEEDLVQDEKEPENNLEKIEGTNLGEKPTKSNSDDQNDLDYMWEHDDVIEQLKLELRNARTGGLPTILEEEEPESPTIVEGLKPLKIDVKFEFKDRMEEIQKVYKSYAEKMRKLDMLNSQTMHAIGFLQLKDPVKSNSMLNSSASAAKSLPHNIWLRKQRRVTADPMQKFTGELQSNLELVYVGHVCLSWEILHWQYGKVQELQNSNSQGFQRYNQVAGEFQLFQVLMHRFMENEPFQGPRVQNYVNNRCVLRNLLQIPAIRDDCFKEKKVRRDEEEDAISSSMLAKIIEDSLRVFLEFVRADKDEKNVILNSPHQNHINLQHAADLEVLMNTRSDLQKKEKKLRDILKSGNCIVKRFQKHQNNDQLDHLQLVAQVELKLVSRVLNMSRLTRDQLAWCHGKLDQINIVNRKIHMEPTFLLFPC, from the exons ATGGTTCAATTCATGGCTTTTATGGCTTCTGTATTGGGTTTTATCTGCAACTACTTGTTGTATGTTTTTGGATTAGTATTCAAATTCATATGCAG ATCTCTGGAAAATTATTGCAAGAAGGACTATGGTTCAAGGTACTTGGATATGGAGGATTTTAGAGAGGAGGAGGGTGGTGTTTGGTTAGAGAAAAGTGAGAGTGGCAATAAAGGCAATGGAGAAAGTGAAAATTCTATGTCTGCCATGGCTGCCACTAGTGCTAGTAAGTATGAGTTTATGATTGGGAAAGGTATTAGTGGCTTCGTGGAACAACCAAAAAGTATGAGCCTCAGTGTCCAAGAATTGTATCTGGGTTCAAAAGATTACACTGTTTGCAACAATACAGAAAACAAAGATATTGTAAAGGTTAATTTAGAAGAAGAGGTTGTCGGTTTAGATAAAACAGAGGACTCTGTTGAAAGCTTTGGTGTTGCAATGGTTTTAGAGAAAGCAGAGCAGAAAATGTTCACTGAACATGTGGTTTCTGAGAAGGGAGACATTGTTGGCTTAGAAATAATCAGTTTGTGTAAGGAAGACTCCGTGGATGAAGTTGAATCGGTTTCAGAAGATTGCTCACTAAGGTTTGGTTCAGAACCTGAGTCAACTAGTTCGAGTGGTGAATTGTCAATGAACAAGTACATAGTGGATTCAATTACCTATGAGTTTTTCGCCTATAGAAATGTTGATAAAGCATTGGAACCTGTAGGCCTTTTGGCCAATGATGCTGAAAAGGTGGTAGAAGATATTGAGGAAGAAAATGAGATTATTGAGGAAGAAAGTGagattattgaagaagaaagtgaGATTGTTGAAGAAATTTCAAGCTGTGAAATAAGTCTTTCTGATCCTGAAGAAACTGATGCCGATGATGATTCAAATGATTCTGATGAAGAATATATAGAATTCGAACCCCATTTCAAGAATTTAAGCAGCTTGGAAGCCAAAATTTTGTCTGGTGAAGTTGTGAACAAACATGAAGAGGAAGATTTAGTCCAAGATGAGAAGGAACCCGaaaataatttggaaaaaattgaaggaaCTAACTTGGGGGAGAAACCAACCAAATCGAATTCTGATGATCAAAATGACTTGGATTACATGTGGGAGCACGACGATGTAATAGAACAGCTGAAATTGGAACTCAGAAATGCAAGAACTGGTGGACTTCCCACtattttagaagaagaagagccaGAGTCTCCAACCATTGTTGAAGGTCTAAAGCCACTGAAGATCGATGTAAAGTTCGAGTTCAAAGATCGAATGGAAGAGATTCAAAAGGTCTACAAGAGCTATGCAGAAAAAATGCGAAAACTAGACATGTTGAATAGCCAGACCATGCATGCAATCG GATTTCTTCAGCTGAAAGACCCAGTTAAATCAAATTCAATGCTAAATTCTTCAGCCTCAGCTGCTAAGTCTCTTCCACATAACATATGGCTGCGTAAACAACGAAGGGTCACAGCTGATCCAATGCAGAAATTCACTGGAGAATTGCAAAGCAACTTGGAATTGGTTTATGTTGGACATGTTTGCCTTTCTTGGGAAATACTCCATTGGCAGTATGGGAAAGTCCAAGAACTTCAAAATTCCAATTCTCAAGGTTTTCAAAGGTATAATCAAGTTGCCGGTGAGTTTCAACTCTTTCAAGTACTCATGCATAGATTTATGGAGAACGAGCCATTTCAAGGTCCCAGAGTGCAAAACTATGTCAACAATCGATGTGTCCTTCGTAATCTTCTTCAAATTCCAGCCATCAGAG ATGATTGCTTTAAGGAGAAGAAGGTAAGAAGAGATGAGGAGGAAGATGCAATTTCAAGCAGCATGTTAGCAAAGATCATTGAGGATTCACTGCGGGTCTTTTTGGAATTTGTTCGTGCTGATAAAGATGAAAAGAATGTGATCCTAAATAGTCCTCACCAAAATCATATCAATCTCCAACATGCTGCAGACTTAGAGGTTTTGATGAACACTCGATCTGATCTTCAAAAG AAGGAGAAAAAGCTCAGGGACATACTGAAAAGTGGAAATTGCATAGTAAAAAGGTTCCAAAAACATCAGAATAATGATCAGTTGGATCATTTGCAACTCGTTGCTCAGGTTGAACTGAAATTGGTTTCAAGAGTGCTAAATATGTCAAGATTAACAAGGGACCAATTAGCATGGTGTCATGGAAAACTAGACCAAATTAACATTGTTAACAGAAAGATTCACATGGAACCtacatttttactttttccatGCTGA